Proteins from a genomic interval of Undibacterium parvum:
- a CDS encoding hemerythrin domain-containing protein: protein MDNLFSSAPGFDQPLAVLKHCHDRIRKQLTTLDKLLAHLPEQGADEQARQAAFAVLRYFTDAAPLHHEDEECDLLPTLEATAQGEDAALLQQLLPRILQQHAEMATLWANLERQLKAISLGVSAVLAESDIAQFKEIYFDHMHTEETQIAPMAKRIFSDAQMATLGNAMQERRGIPTQV from the coding sequence GTGGATAATTTATTTAGCAGCGCGCCCGGCTTTGACCAGCCCCTAGCCGTCCTCAAACATTGCCATGACCGCATCCGCAAGCAATTGACTACGCTAGACAAATTGCTGGCGCATCTGCCCGAGCAAGGTGCCGACGAGCAAGCCAGACAAGCCGCCTTTGCGGTGTTGCGCTACTTTACCGATGCGGCACCACTGCATCATGAGGATGAAGAATGCGACCTACTGCCAACACTGGAAGCCACTGCGCAAGGCGAGGATGCTGCTCTGTTGCAGCAGCTATTACCGCGCATCTTGCAGCAACACGCAGAAATGGCCACTTTGTGGGCAAATCTGGAGCGCCAGCTTAAGGCGATTTCTCTCGGTGTTTCGGCCGTATTGGCAGAATCTGATATTGCGCAATTTAAAGAAATTTATTTTGATCACATGCACACCGAAGAAACTCAGATCGCCCCCATGGCCAAGCGCATATTTAGTGACGCACAAATGGCTACACTAGGCAACGCCATGCAAGAACGGCGCGGCATCCCTACCCAAGTTTAA
- the pdxH gene encoding pyridoxamine 5'-phosphate oxidase, protein MSIANLRKDYQLASLSETDVAADPILQFAHWFEQALKADAAEANAMSLATVNAEGRPSSRIVLIKEFNQNGFSWFTNYDSAKGHDLATNPQAALLFFWSALERQVRIEGRIEKVSEQDNDNYFHSRPLGSRRSACASQQSQPIANRDLLEQRLEQVTSEHGDHPPRPQHWGGYRLVPDRIEFWQGRSSRLHDRIVYTRGSDGIWSISRLQP, encoded by the coding sequence ATGTCTATTGCCAATCTCCGTAAAGATTACCAACTCGCCAGCCTGTCAGAAACCGACGTCGCTGCCGACCCGATACTACAATTTGCGCACTGGTTTGAGCAGGCGCTCAAGGCCGATGCCGCTGAAGCCAATGCCATGAGCCTGGCCACCGTGAATGCCGAGGGCCGGCCTTCGTCGCGTATCGTGCTGATTAAAGAGTTTAACCAAAATGGCTTCTCGTGGTTCACCAACTATGACAGCGCCAAAGGCCATGATCTGGCGACTAACCCACAGGCTGCCTTGCTATTTTTCTGGAGTGCGCTGGAGCGCCAGGTACGCATAGAAGGCCGCATAGAAAAAGTCTCAGAGCAAGACAACGACAATTATTTTCATAGCCGCCCGCTAGGCAGTCGCCGCAGCGCCTGCGCCTCGCAGCAAAGCCAGCCTATTGCCAATCGCGATTTATTAGAACAACGTCTGGAACAAGTGACCAGCGAACATGGCGATCATCCGCCGCGCCCACAACACTGGGGCGGTTACCGTCTGGTGCCAGATCGCATAGAATTTTGGCAGGGCCGCAGCTCGCGTCTGCATGATCGCATCGTCTACACGCGTGGCAGCGATGGCATCTGGAGCATCAGCCGCTTGCAACCATAG
- the msrA gene encoding peptide-methionine (S)-S-oxide reductase MsrA, whose translation MAIEMATFGGGCFWCIEAVFQQLRGVKGADSGFAGGTVAHPNSEQVAEGNTGHAEVVRVSFDNTVVSYRTLLEVFFAVHDPTTLNRQGSDIGSQYRSVIFTHSPEQEKMAGKVMDELACVWDAPLVTDLLPVSSFYLAEEYHQNYYKLNAHQSYCCMVIAPKVQIAREYASHRVAGSVRTKKFNYSGHMNRTLN comes from the coding sequence ATGGCGATCGAGATGGCAACGTTTGGCGGTGGGTGTTTCTGGTGTATAGAAGCAGTGTTTCAGCAATTGCGTGGCGTTAAGGGTGCCGATTCTGGCTTTGCTGGCGGCACTGTGGCACACCCTAATTCTGAGCAAGTGGCAGAAGGCAATACCGGTCACGCCGAAGTGGTAAGGGTCAGTTTTGATAATACCGTGGTCAGTTACCGGACTTTGCTCGAAGTATTTTTTGCCGTGCATGACCCGACTACCTTAAATCGTCAAGGCAGCGATATCGGCAGTCAATATCGTTCGGTGATCTTTACGCATAGTCCTGAGCAAGAGAAGATGGCGGGGAAGGTCATGGACGAACTGGCCTGCGTTTGGGATGCGCCGCTGGTGACTGACTTATTGCCAGTCTCAAGCTTTTATCTGGCCGAAGAATATCATCAGAATTATTACAAGCTCAATGCGCATCAAAGCTATTGCTGCATGGTGATCGCGCCCAAGGTGCAGATCGCCAGAGAGTACGCGAGTCACAGAGTAGCGGGCTCAGTCCGCACAAAAAAGTTTAATTATTCAGGGCATATGAATCGCACCCTGAATTAA
- a CDS encoding helix-turn-helix domain-containing protein: MPKATTLVDSLKRELKARNITYAELATRISMSEASVKRMFSQKNFTLQRLDDILQATEISLRDLALNSGEESLISELTFEQEKEIINDPKEFLVAVSALNLLTVEQMIKIYELTEVEVIKYLLRLDKIGFLELLPNNRVKLLVSRTFRWIPNGPIQNDFRDQAYAEYLSCDFNGDHELMRLINVMLSKQSVNALLNRLKQVAREFSEQHQEDAKLPFEEKHRMSFMLAARPWLPQQFKALVRKEYIEQYEEKKNKKKL, encoded by the coding sequence ATGCCTAAAGCTACCACGCTGGTTGACTCCTTGAAACGCGAACTCAAGGCTAGAAATATTACTTACGCCGAGCTCGCCACCCGTATCTCTATGTCGGAAGCGAGCGTCAAACGCATGTTTTCGCAAAAGAATTTTACCCTACAAAGACTAGACGATATCTTACAAGCCACAGAAATCAGCTTACGTGACTTAGCGCTGAACTCGGGCGAAGAATCGCTGATCTCAGAGCTGACCTTTGAGCAAGAAAAAGAAATCATCAACGACCCGAAAGAATTTCTGGTCGCGGTCTCGGCACTCAATTTGCTGACGGTAGAGCAAATGATCAAGATTTACGAGCTGACCGAAGTGGAAGTCATCAAATACTTGCTACGCCTGGATAAGATCGGCTTTCTGGAACTGCTCCCGAATAACCGCGTCAAGCTGCTGGTCTCGCGTACCTTCCGCTGGATACCGAACGGCCCTATCCAAAACGATTTCCGCGATCAAGCCTATGCCGAATATCTATCCTGCGACTTCAACGGCGACCACGAGTTAATGCGCCTGATCAACGTGATGCTATCGAAACAGTCGGTCAATGCGCTGTTAAATCGCCTCAAGCAAGTGGCCAGAGAGTTTTCCGAACAACATCAGGAAGACGCCAAACTACCGTTCGAAGAAAAACACCGCATGAGCTTTATGCTGGCAGCTCGGCCATGGCTACCGCAACAATTCAAGGCGCTGGTACGTAAGGAATATATAGAGCAGTACGAGGAAAAGAAGAATAAGAAGAAGCTGTAG
- the msrA gene encoding peptide-methionine (S)-S-oxide reductase MsrA, which translates to MTQNNLASSAVATLGGGCFWCTEAVFQQIRGVLKVESGYTGGAVHMPTYEQICTGKTGHAEVVRLSFDPAVISYQELLEIFFTIHDPTTLNRQGNDAGTQYRSVIYFHDAEQQAIAQQVLHKMAAVWEDPIVTELSTAPMFYIAEDYHQNYFRQHPQQGYCSVVVAPKVAKARKLFASKLIG; encoded by the coding sequence ATGACGCAAAATAATTTAGCATCCAGCGCCGTCGCCACTCTGGGCGGCGGTTGCTTCTGGTGCACCGAGGCGGTATTTCAGCAGATCCGTGGGGTACTCAAAGTGGAGTCAGGTTATACCGGCGGTGCCGTTCATATGCCCACTTATGAGCAGATTTGTACCGGCAAGACTGGCCACGCTGAGGTGGTGCGTCTGAGTTTTGACCCCGCAGTGATCAGTTACCAGGAGCTGCTGGAGATATTTTTTACCATCCACGATCCGACCACGCTCAACCGTCAGGGCAATGACGCCGGCACCCAATACCGTTCGGTTATTTATTTCCATGATGCAGAACAGCAGGCCATTGCGCAGCAGGTGCTACATAAGATGGCAGCGGTATGGGAAGATCCTATCGTCACCGAGCTCAGTACTGCGCCTATGTTTTATATCGCCGAAGACTACCATCAAAATTATTTCCGCCAGCATCCTCAGCAAGGCTATTGCTCGGTAGTGGTAGCGCCTAAGGTGGCCAAGGCGCGCAAGCTGTTTGCCAGTAAATTAATAGGCTGA
- a CDS encoding ATP-binding protein — protein MFHIKSLELVHWDYWQRIKNIPLDAKIITIAGQNGSGKTTLLDALRTLFGLECSMGRSYKHYARHSGQQTSWIRAVVDNSAVGPQISNRPFRLSGLYEDDVTLFCKIEKNGGDWKRLYLMRGGKVEIEEVQEANDWLGVENYRKRLSHAGLSSAMGKVLALEQGETDKLCEYAPRQLLDLVFQVFGDKEVLDAYDDAKRHQRDTETELQHFETEFDAAKTNLEGLRLRVANYHQWEALNKEKRDLQEEVLPTLQYHEALEHAAATSQALRGSKRFLKTQDEGLSERRQQLAQQAQKLTEAQQSEAGLEAEESSLREKLQQINTKLKPQESLLEQKTRLQKLAAEADADVANVADDLEKKEAELSRNKQERDALSSRISAEMETISALQGKTALADPENVRLMRRALNDAGISHCMLPEIVEVTDQKWQGAVEGVLRGYTSVILLDKASDASAAYRVGEKQRYSHFIVPDRINAPSVKDDSLLSVVNFTAKAPSWLIEQLQRIETVDSIDKGMKSAKSQEWITPDAYHFERRGGRSLFVEASRYRFGSAGRTQRLEALQKSLPRLQSQEDQLTIKISKLAGEISSYKARLAGVDAAKELSARHAEFEEATRNTQPLKQQRMEVGGRLGELAPLLKSATEQRTVAHLKWEQAKASIADAEAQLRVSEKRHAEERKTQFETLKAMRASWHKLPHNWKRSSHRKELVAEHENVHQIDLRLRSLGNILGRDDWEIDSTVVDQYVRLNTLLQGRQAETDERRYQNNRAMEATVNARSAYMDRLRYTIKAYSKNIKQLGELAGIEVHTDPVKLENDDTQLSQAGLHVRFKFDGKGPIGMNDGEASGGQQVMKSLILLIGLLKSEDGSGGFVFIDEPFAHLDIRNIQLVGEFLKNTDAQYLMTTPLTHNTDVYDPSELTLITSKKKKDTEWAQPIFVLQRKVEKIKDARA, from the coding sequence ATGTTTCATATTAAATCTTTAGAACTGGTGCACTGGGATTACTGGCAGCGCATCAAGAATATCCCGCTAGACGCCAAGATCATCACCATTGCTGGCCAAAACGGTTCTGGCAAAACCACCTTGCTCGATGCGTTGCGCACTCTGTTTGGTCTGGAATGCTCGATGGGCCGCTCCTACAAACATTATGCGCGTCACTCCGGCCAGCAAACCTCATGGATACGTGCTGTAGTCGACAACAGCGCGGTCGGGCCGCAGATCTCAAACCGCCCTTTCCGCCTTTCTGGCTTGTATGAGGACGATGTCACGCTGTTTTGTAAAATCGAAAAAAACGGTGGCGATTGGAAGCGGCTGTATCTGATGCGCGGCGGCAAAGTCGAGATCGAAGAAGTGCAGGAAGCGAATGACTGGCTGGGTGTAGAGAACTACCGCAAGCGCCTGTCGCATGCAGGCCTGTCCAGCGCGATGGGTAAGGTGCTGGCACTGGAGCAAGGCGAGACCGATAAGCTGTGCGAATACGCACCACGCCAGTTGCTCGATCTGGTGTTTCAGGTGTTCGGCGACAAGGAAGTGTTGGACGCCTACGATGACGCCAAGCGCCATCAACGCGATACCGAAACCGAATTGCAGCATTTCGAAACCGAATTCGACGCGGCCAAAACAAATCTGGAAGGTCTGCGCCTGCGCGTGGCCAATTACCACCAGTGGGAAGCGCTGAACAAAGAAAAACGCGATTTACAGGAAGAGGTTTTGCCGACCCTGCAATACCATGAGGCGCTAGAACATGCCGCTGCCACCAGCCAGGCGCTGCGCGGCAGTAAGCGTTTTCTCAAGACCCAGGATGAAGGCCTGTCTGAACGGCGCCAGCAACTGGCACAACAGGCACAAAAACTCACAGAAGCGCAACAGAGCGAAGCCGGTCTGGAAGCGGAAGAGTCTAGTCTGCGCGAAAAACTGCAACAGATTAATACCAAACTAAAACCGCAAGAAAGTCTGCTGGAGCAAAAAACCCGTTTGCAAAAACTGGCCGCAGAAGCCGATGCTGACGTCGCCAATGTGGCCGACGATCTGGAGAAAAAAGAAGCCGAGCTGTCGCGCAATAAGCAAGAGCGCGACGCCCTCAGCAGCCGCATCAGTGCCGAGATGGAAACCATTAGCGCCCTGCAAGGCAAGACCGCGCTAGCCGATCCGGAAAACGTGCGCCTGATGCGCCGTGCACTCAACGATGCCGGCATTTCTCATTGCATGTTGCCTGAGATAGTAGAAGTAACCGACCAAAAATGGCAAGGCGCAGTCGAAGGTGTCTTGCGCGGCTACACCTCGGTCATTTTGCTCGACAAAGCCAGTGACGCCAGCGCCGCTTACCGTGTCGGCGAAAAGCAACGCTACAGCCACTTCATCGTACCGGACCGTATCAACGCCCCTAGCGTCAAAGACGATAGTCTGCTGTCGGTGGTGAATTTTACCGCCAAGGCACCAAGCTGGTTGATCGAGCAATTGCAGCGAATCGAGACCGTTGATTCCATCGACAAGGGCATGAAGAGCGCCAAGTCGCAAGAATGGATCACGCCCGATGCTTACCACTTTGAACGCCGTGGCGGCCGCTCGCTATTTGTCGAAGCCTCGCGCTATCGTTTCGGTAGCGCCGGTCGTACCCAACGTCTGGAAGCTCTGCAAAAATCGCTGCCGCGCCTGCAATCGCAAGAAGATCAGCTCACCATTAAAATCAGCAAACTCGCGGGTGAAATTAGCTCTTACAAAGCCAGACTAGCCGGTGTCGATGCGGCCAAAGAACTCAGCGCCCGTCATGCAGAATTTGAAGAAGCCACACGCAACACCCAACCGCTGAAACAGCAACGCATGGAAGTTGGTGGTCGTCTGGGCGAGCTGGCACCTTTGCTCAAATCCGCCACCGAACAACGCACCGTGGCACATCTAAAATGGGAGCAAGCCAAGGCCAGCATCGCCGACGCCGAAGCCCAATTACGAGTATCAGAAAAGCGTCACGCGGAAGAACGCAAGACCCAGTTCGAGACGCTCAAGGCGATGCGCGCCAGCTGGCACAAACTACCGCATAACTGGAAGCGTAGCTCACACCGCAAAGAGCTGGTGGCCGAACACGAAAACGTCCATCAGATCGACCTCCGTCTACGCAGCCTGGGGAATATTTTAGGACGTGATGACTGGGAAATTGACTCTACCGTGGTCGATCAGTACGTGCGCTTAAACACCTTACTACAAGGCCGCCAGGCAGAAACCGACGAGCGCCGCTATCAGAATAACCGCGCCATGGAAGCCACCGTCAACGCCCGCAGCGCCTACATGGACAGGCTGCGTTACACGATTAAGGCCTACAGCAAAAACATCAAACAACTAGGCGAACTGGCCGGTATTGAAGTGCACACCGATCCGGTTAAGCTGGAAAATGACGATACCCAATTATCGCAAGCCGGCCTGCACGTACGCTTTAAGTTCGACGGCAAAGGCCCGATAGGCATGAACGACGGCGAAGCCTCCGGCGGCCAACAGGTCATGAAGTCACTGATCTTGTTGATAGGCTTACTCAAATCGGAAGACGGTTCCGGTGGCTTCGTCTTCATCGATGAACCGTTTGCCCATCTGGATATCCGTAATATTCAGCTGGTCGGTGAATTTTTGAAAAACACCGACGCCCAATACCTGATGACCACCCCGCTGACGCACAACACTGACGTCTACGACCCATCAGAATTGACACTGATCACGAGCAAGAAGAAAAAAGACACAGAATGGGCGCAGCCGATTTTTGTCTTGCAGCGTAAGGTTGAGAAAATCAAGGACGCCAGAGCGTGA
- a CDS encoding DUF1993 domain-containing protein, translating into MDIETLNSSDFMYQSSVPVFGRYLSQMNIVLDRLELDAARLNLSPDELLQARLAPDMFACADQLAIACNFVFRCCAPLAQMEIPAYGNFDSTLAGLRQRIASRLSFIQTLTPVHMQGSEARLIHADAGQAQLHLPGMVFLHQYMLPNFIFHLSSAYAILRQQGLALGKADFDGFHVYPRAS; encoded by the coding sequence ATGGACATTGAAACACTCAACAGCAGCGACTTCATGTACCAAAGTTCGGTGCCGGTATTTGGTCGCTATCTAAGTCAAATGAATATCGTGTTAGACAGACTGGAGCTGGATGCGGCGCGTCTGAATCTGAGCCCTGACGAACTACTCCAGGCCAGGCTCGCGCCCGACATGTTCGCGTGTGCAGATCAACTGGCGATCGCCTGTAATTTCGTATTTCGCTGCTGCGCGCCATTGGCGCAAATGGAGATTCCCGCCTACGGAAACTTCGATAGCACTCTAGCAGGCTTGCGCCAGCGTATCGCCAGCAGGCTAAGCTTTATACAAACGCTGACACCGGTGCACATGCAGGGCAGCGAGGCTCGTCTGATACACGCCGATGCAGGTCAGGCACAACTGCATTTGCCTGGCATGGTCTTCCTACATCAGTACATGCTGCCGAATTTCATCTTCCATCTGAGCAGCGCGTATGCCATTTTGCGCCAGCAAGGCCTAGCATTGGGCAAGGCGGACTTTGATGGTTTTCATGTTTATCCCCGTGCATCCTAA
- a CDS encoding aminotransferase class V-fold PLP-dependent enzyme: MSKLFPSIDPDGLIEYSVVYTDRSLNHMSLEFQGVMKDISSTLKQVYKAHAVAIVPGSGTFGMEAVARQLATQQKCLVIRNGWFSYRWTQILEMGDIPASVQVLKARPQTAGSQAALAPAPIDEVVATIAAEKPQVVFAPHVETASGMLLPDDYLRAVADAVHAVGGLFVLDCIASGALWVDMQACGIDVLISAPQKGWSASPCCALVMLSERALERVNATQSSSFACDLKKWLQIMQAYEQGGHAYHATMPCDALARFRDVMQETAVYGFDKIRAQQLELGQRVRTLLSDQGYKSVAASGFEAPGVVVCYTEDADFKNGKKFAAQGLQIAAGVPLQCDEPADFQTFRIGLFGLEKLQNIDRTVDTLAQALQKIAAA; the protein is encoded by the coding sequence ATGTCCAAACTCTTTCCCAGCATCGATCCCGATGGCTTGATCGAATACTCGGTGGTGTATACCGACCGCTCGCTCAATCATATGTCGCTAGAATTTCAAGGTGTGATGAAGGATATTTCCAGCACCCTCAAGCAAGTCTATAAGGCGCATGCGGTGGCGATCGTGCCTGGTAGCGGCACCTTTGGTATGGAGGCGGTAGCACGCCAATTGGCCACTCAACAAAAGTGCCTGGTGATACGCAATGGCTGGTTCAGCTATCGCTGGACACAGATACTCGAGATGGGCGATATTCCCGCTTCAGTGCAAGTGTTAAAAGCGCGCCCGCAAACCGCTGGTTCGCAAGCGGCTTTGGCACCGGCACCGATAGACGAAGTAGTCGCCACCATCGCAGCGGAAAAACCACAAGTGGTGTTTGCGCCGCATGTAGAGACCGCCTCCGGCATGTTGTTACCCGATGATTATCTGCGCGCCGTGGCCGATGCCGTGCATGCGGTCGGTGGCTTGTTTGTGCTCGATTGCATCGCCTCCGGTGCCTTGTGGGTGGACATGCAAGCTTGCGGCATCGACGTCTTGATCAGTGCCCCGCAAAAAGGCTGGAGTGCCTCGCCATGCTGTGCCTTGGTGATGCTTAGCGAGCGCGCGCTTGAACGGGTGAATGCCACCCAAAGCAGTAGTTTTGCCTGCGATCTGAAAAAATGGCTGCAGATCATGCAAGCCTACGAACAAGGCGGCCACGCCTATCATGCCACCATGCCTTGCGATGCATTGGCGCGCTTTCGCGATGTGATGCAAGAAACGGCGGTGTATGGTTTCGATAAAATTCGCGCTCAGCAATTAGAATTAGGTCAGCGCGTACGCACGCTGCTGAGCGACCAGGGCTATAAAAGTGTCGCGGCAAGCGGCTTTGAGGCACCGGGCGTGGTGGTTTGTTATACCGAGGATGCCGATTTTAAGAACGGCAAAAAGTTCGCCGCCCAAGGTTTGCAAATTGCTGCCGGAGTGCCACTGCAATGCGATGAACCTGCTGATTTCCAAACCTTCCGCATCGGCCTGTTCGGCTTAGAGAAACTGCAAAATATAGACCGCACCGTGGATACTTTGGCGCAGGCATTGCAGAAGATAGCGGCCGCATAA
- a CDS encoding type II secretion system protein, protein MKTKQSSGFTLIELIVVIVILGVLAATALPKFADFGADARKAKLNAATGSLVSTSSMIHGKVLVTTPVPAQVAVEGVTVDVLNGYANAATIAAAAGLGAADYTLTVAGATLTVSPTGVTTPANCQVVYTQAAAPGNVPTVVTTSTSCS, encoded by the coding sequence ATGAAAACCAAGCAATCCTCAGGCTTTACCCTGATAGAACTGATCGTTGTGATCGTTATTTTAGGGGTATTGGCGGCCACTGCCCTGCCAAAATTTGCCGATTTCGGTGCCGATGCGCGTAAGGCTAAATTGAATGCGGCAACGGGGTCCTTAGTCTCTACCTCATCCATGATACATGGCAAGGTTCTCGTCACAACACCGGTTCCCGCTCAAGTGGCGGTAGAAGGGGTGACAGTGGATGTTCTGAATGGCTACGCGAATGCAGCGACTATCGCGGCCGCGGCCGGTTTAGGCGCGGCGGATTACACTCTCACCGTAGCAGGGGCGACTCTGACGGTTAGTCCTACTGGTGTCACCACACCGGCAAATTGCCAGGTGGTCTACACCCAGGCTGCGGCTCCTGGCAACGTACCAACGGTGGTCACTACCAGCACTAGTTGCTCTTAA
- the glcF gene encoding glycolate oxidase subunit GlcF → MQTNLADFIKDTREGQQAEEILRKCVHCGFCTATCPTYQLLGDELDGPRGRIYLIKQVLEGKPATVKTQQHLDRCLTCRNCETTCPSGVQYGRLLDIGRKIVDEQVPRPLAQQVLRGTLKNLLPRKALFNPAMKLGQALRPVLPKALQNKIPVAQQCGVWPQTQHPRKMLLLDGCVQPSMSPNINFATARVLDALAVQLVIAPKAGCCGAIRYHLNDQDGGLNDMRNNIDAWWPYVEAGAEAIVMTASGCGSTVKEYGHLLAHDAAYADKARRISELTRDLSEILPEFEAELVQKIGQQLGQRVVWHPPCTLQHGQQIRGKVEGLLRSVGVDVKLCADSHLCCGSAGTYSVLQPELSYQLRDNKLRNLEASKPEVILSANIGCLTHLQSGTTTPVKHWVEVLDQALLQAKDAVPAGYLD, encoded by the coding sequence ATGCAAACCAATCTTGCCGATTTTATTAAAGACACGCGCGAAGGCCAGCAGGCTGAAGAGATTTTGCGCAAGTGCGTGCACTGCGGTTTTTGCACCGCCACTTGCCCCACCTATCAATTGCTGGGCGATGAATTAGATGGCCCGCGCGGACGCATCTATCTGATCAAGCAAGTGCTGGAAGGTAAGCCAGCTACAGTAAAAACCCAACAGCATCTGGACCGTTGCCTGACCTGCCGCAATTGCGAAACGACTTGCCCTTCTGGCGTCCAATACGGGCGCTTGCTTGATATCGGTCGTAAGATCGTCGATGAGCAGGTGCCACGGCCGCTGGCGCAGCAGGTGTTGCGCGGCACCCTAAAAAATCTCTTGCCGCGTAAAGCCCTGTTTAATCCCGCCATGAAGCTGGGGCAGGCTTTGCGACCGGTGCTGCCCAAGGCTTTACAAAATAAGATACCGGTGGCGCAGCAGTGTGGGGTCTGGCCGCAGACGCAACACCCACGCAAGATGTTATTGCTCGATGGTTGCGTACAACCGAGCATGTCGCCAAATATTAATTTCGCGACGGCGCGTGTACTCGATGCTTTAGCGGTGCAATTAGTGATCGCGCCTAAGGCGGGTTGCTGCGGCGCGATCCGCTATCACCTGAATGACCAGGACGGCGGGCTAAACGATATGCGCAATAACATCGATGCCTGGTGGCCGTATGTAGAGGCTGGTGCGGAAGCGATCGTCATGACCGCCTCCGGTTGCGGCTCCACCGTCAAGGAGTACGGCCATTTACTGGCGCACGATGCTGCTTACGCTGACAAGGCAAGGCGTATCTCGGAATTGACGCGTGATCTGAGCGAAATTTTGCCCGAATTTGAAGCCGAACTTGTGCAAAAAATCGGTCAGCAACTAGGCCAGCGCGTGGTCTGGCATCCACCTTGCACCCTGCAACATGGCCAGCAAATCCGCGGCAAGGTTGAGGGCCTGTTACGCAGCGTAGGCGTAGACGTTAAACTCTGCGCTGACAGCCATCTGTGCTGTGGTTCGGCCGGTACTTATTCAGTGTTGCAGCCAGAATTGTCTTATCAGCTACGCGACAATAAATTGCGCAATCTGGAGGCCAGCAAACCTGAAGTGATTTTGTCGGCGAATATCGGGTGCCTGACGCATCTGCAATCGGGCACCACGACACCGGTAAAGCATTGGGTAGAGGTACTGGATCAGGCCTTGCTGCAAGCGAAAGACGCGGTGCCTGCGGGGTATCTAGATTGA
- the glcE gene encoding glycolate oxidase subunit GlcE, producing the protein MNTDMDHILHAYREQILRASANRTALCLQGSGSKQWYGQEPQGELLDTRVYHGIVAYEPTELVMTARCGTPLSEITAALDQENQMLAFEPPQFGPGATLGGVFAAGLAGPRRATAGAVRDFALGATLMDGRGELLRFGGQVMKNVAGYDVSRLLAGSMGCLGLVLDISLKVLPKPFAETTLAFALSEADAITRLNQWGGQALPISGSAWQVGRLMLRLSGAEAAVRAAKLSLGGEEIADASAYWASLREQEHDFFSQDAEHGLWRLSLPATTPALALSGKSLIEWGGAQRWLFSDEAPQRIRELARAAGGHVTLFRGGDKSAGVFTPLSKPLAQVHRNLKTSFDPAGIFNPGRMYPDL; encoded by the coding sequence ATGAACACAGACATGGACCACATACTGCACGCGTATCGCGAACAAATTTTGCGTGCCAGCGCTAATCGCACTGCCTTGTGCTTGCAAGGCAGCGGCAGCAAACAATGGTACGGCCAAGAGCCACAGGGCGAGCTACTCGATACCCGTGTGTATCATGGCATCGTCGCCTATGAACCGACTGAATTGGTGATGACGGCGCGCTGCGGTACTCCGCTGAGCGAGATTACGGCAGCGTTGGATCAAGAAAATCAGATGCTGGCTTTCGAGCCGCCGCAGTTCGGCCCTGGCGCGACCTTAGGCGGGGTGTTTGCTGCTGGTTTGGCGGGGCCACGGCGCGCCACTGCCGGAGCGGTACGCGATTTTGCACTGGGGGCGACGCTGATGGATGGCCGCGGCGAGCTGCTGCGCTTTGGTGGGCAAGTGATGAAGAATGTCGCCGGCTATGATGTCTCGCGCCTGCTGGCTGGCTCTATGGGCTGTCTTGGCTTGGTATTGGATATTTCTTTGAAGGTTTTGCCCAAGCCCTTTGCCGAAACCACACTGGCATTTGCCTTGTCGGAAGCCGATGCGATCACGCGTCTGAATCAATGGGGCGGGCAGGCTTTGCCAATTTCTGGCAGCGCCTGGCAAGTAGGGCGCCTGATGTTGCGCTTGTCGGGGGCCGAGGCCGCTGTGCGTGCCGCCAAACTGAGCTTAGGTGGTGAGGAAATCGCCGATGCTAGCGCGTATTGGGCGTCGCTGCGTGAGCAAGAACATGATTTTTTCTCGCAAGATGCCGAGCACGGCTTGTGGCGTTTATCGCTGCCTGCTACTACTCCGGCACTGGCACTGAGCGGTAAATCCCTGATCGAGTGGGGCGGGGCGCAACGCTGGTTGTTCAGCGATGAGGCACCGCAACGGATACGCGAGCTGGCCAGAGCAGCCGGTGGCCATGTCACGCTGTTTCGTGGTGGCGATAAAAGCGCTGGCGTGTTCACGCCTTTATCAAAGCCGCTAGCGCAGGTACATCGCAATCTGAAAACTAGTTTCGATCCGGCCGGCATCTTCAATCCCGGTCGCATGTATCCCGATTTATAG